A window of the Tiliqua scincoides isolate rTilSci1 chromosome 5, rTilSci1.hap2, whole genome shotgun sequence genome harbors these coding sequences:
- the LOC136653954 gene encoding olfactory receptor 4Q3-like, which translates to MAAAGTGPTIKMNGSTVTEFVFLDFSGSRTAQLFLLTLVITCYTTVLVGNLLIIVTVWLEPKLFQCPMYYFLANLSLLDISMGSVAAPKLAANLVNKGGTISFVGCMAQIMTGHFFAGGEMFLLSVMAYDRYVAICHPLRYATIMNRQCCFHLIIFCWTGGFIHGSFNVVVLSQQPYCGPNVLDHFFCEIPQVMKLSCSETYIAEILMLISDGLIILPCFLSLLVSYVIILATLCGRFGKGGTKALSTCGSHLMVVGLYYGPIGFVYFKPASGNQVDKMAAVFYMVVTPALNPLIYTLRNKEVKGAMGKLKNECKRFLLL; encoded by the exons atggctgctgcagggactg GACCAACCATCAAGATGAATGGGTCCACTGTGACAGAGTTTGTCTTCCTGGACTTCTCTGGCTCCCGCACTGCCCAGCTCTTCCTTTTAACCCTGGTCATCACTTGCTACACAACTGTCCTTGTGGGAAATTTGCTAATCATAGTGACTGTGTGGTTGGAGCCCAAGCTCTTTCAGTGCCCCATGTATTACTTCCTGGCCaatctgtccctccttgacatctCTATGGGCTCTGTAGCAGCCCCCAAACTAGCAGCTAACCTAGTGAACAAGGGTGGAACCATTTCTTTTGTAGGCTGCATGGCTCAGATAATGACCGGCCACTTCTTTGCTGGTGGAGAAATGTTCCTCCTCTCGGTCATGGCCTATGACCgttatgtggccatctgccacccactgaggTATGCAACCATCATGAACCGACAATGTTGCTTTCATCTTATCATATTTTGCTGGACAGGAGGCTTCATTCATGGCAGTTTTAATGTAGTGGTGTTGTCCCAACAACCATATTGTGGACCAAATGTGCTTGATCatttcttctgtgaaatcccacagGTAATGAAGCTGTCCTGTTCAGAAACCTATATTGCTGAAATACTCATGTTGATCAGTGATGGCTTAATCATTTTACCTTGTTTTCTGTCCTTGCTGGTTTCTTATGTCATCATCCTGGCCACCCTTTGTGGCCGTTTTGGGAAGGGTGGTACTAAGGCTCTGTCCACCTGTGGCTCTCACCTGATGGTGGTTGGCCTCTACTATGGGCCCATTGGTTTTGTGTATTTTAAGCCTGCCTCTGGAAACCAGGTGGACAAGATGGCCGCTGTATTCTACATGGTGGTCACCCCTGCCCTCAATCCCCTCATCTATACTCTGAGGAACAAGGAGGTGAAGGGAGCCATGGGGAAGTTGAAAAATGAATGTAAACGCTTCTTGCTGCTTTAA